The Eleutherodactylus coqui strain aEleCoq1 chromosome 6, aEleCoq1.hap1, whole genome shotgun sequence genome window below encodes:
- the LOC136571951 gene encoding olfactory receptor 5V1-like, which translates to MANVNQTLQSRFFLLGLSTDPHLQVLGFLVFVLMYFIILLGNGLLLITVRISPKLHTPMYFFLSNLSFIDICFSSTVVPVILINTVSADKSISRGSCISQMFLHLTVGAAECMLFAVMAYDRFVAICKPLHYNSIMNMRFCIILALIPWIIAFLNSSIQVPITWRLPFCRSHHVNHLFCEVPAFLKLSCRDPWLNVVAMYLAAGTIALCSFLLTLISYVYIISTILKIRSSQGRHAVFSTCTSHITVVTLYYGALLFNYLQPPSSHSQKIDNIVSVLYSAVTPMLNPIIYSIRNKDVKNCIIQNIKLK; encoded by the coding sequence ATGGCGAACGTCAACCAAACACTTCAAAGTCGGTTCTTCCTGCTTGGATTATCTACTGACCCTCACCTCCAAGTTTTAGGGTTCCTTGTATTTGTGCTGATGTATTTTATCATATTGTTAGGAAATGGTCTTCTTCTCATTACAGTAAGGATCAGCCCAAAATTACACACCCCCATGTACTTCTTCTTGAGTAATCTCTCTTTcattgacatctgtttctcctccaCTGTAGTTCCTGTAATCCTCATAAATACTGTATCTGCAGACAAGAGTATCTCAAGGGGTAGCTGTATTAGCCAGATGTTTCTTCATTTAACAGTTGGGGCAGCAGAGTGCATGTTATTTGCCGTAATGGCTTATGATAGATTTGTAGCCATCTGCAAACCATTGCACTACAACAGTATTATGAACATGAGATTTTGCATTATCTTAGCCCTAATACCATGGATTATTGCTTTCCTAAACTCCTCTATACAAGTGCCCATCACCTGGAGACTCCCCTTCTGTAGGTCTCATCATGTCAACCATCTCTTTTGTGAAGTACCTGCCTTCTTAAAACTTTCCTGCAGAGATCCTTGGCTTAATGTGGTAGCAATGTATTTAGCAGCCGGAACTATAGCTTTGTGTTCTTTTCTTTTGACCTTGATTTCCTATGTTTATATCATCTCCACCATATTGAAGATCCGTTCCTCACAAGGAAGACATGCTGTTTTTTCTACTTGTACCTCTCACATCACTGTTGTCACCCTCTATTATGGAGCTCTTTTGTTTAATTATCTCCAGCCTCCATCTTCTCATTCTCAGAAGATAGACAATATTGTATCTGTTCTCTATAGTGCGGTCACTCCAATGTTAAATCCTATCATCTACAGCATCAGAAATAAGGATGTTAAAAATTGTATAATACAGAACATCAAACTCAAGTGA